The Flavivirga eckloniae genomic interval TCTAATACCGTTGGTACTAAACTCTATAATAAGCAGTATGGCATTAATTATTCCCCAAATAACAAAGGTCCAATTAGCTCCATGCCATAATCCTACAACAAAGAACAGGATAAGTACATTTCTAATAATTTTTAGTTTGGATCCTCTCGATCCGCCTAATGGTATGAAAATATAATCTTTAAGCCAGTCCATTAATGATATGTGCCAGCGTTTCCAAAAATCTGATATGGATGTTGAAAAGTAAGGTCTGTTAAAATTTTGCACCAAATCAATCCCCATTACTTTAGCAGCACCTATTGCGATAGCCGTGTAGGCTGAAAAATCATAATATATTTGATACGCAAAGAAAAAGGAGCCAATAAACAAAGGGAGCCCATGATTGAATTCTGGGTCTTCGAAAGCAGCATCAACATAAACACCTAATCTGTCTGCTACCACAACTTTTAAAAAAAAGCCCCATGCTATTAATACGAGTCCTTTTTTAATATTATCCAAATTAACCGTAGCCAAGGTTTTTAATTGGGGAATAAGTCTTGATGCTCTTTCTATAGGCCCAGCAACCAACTGAGGGAAGAAAGATACATACAAGGCAAAATACCCAAAGTGTTTTTCTGGTTTAATATGTCCTCGATAAACATCTATGCTGTAACCAAGTGTTTGAAATGTGTAAAAGCTTATGCCCACAGGTATTAAAATCTGATTGAAACTGTAAGCACCCGTATTCTGTGTTTCGGAAATAGCTATTCCGAAAAAAGCCAATACATCTTGAATTGACGATGTAAAAAAGGATAGGTACTTAAAAGAAAATAGTATGCCAATGTTTACAAGTATGCTTATACATAAGTATAGCTTTTTCATCGATTGCCTTGCGTGAGCCATTTTAAGGGCGCAAAAATAATCTACGGTAGTAGAAATAAATAAAAGAATGGCTAGTTCTGGTTGGTGAACCATATAAAAATAATAACTGCCAAGTAAAAGCCACAACCATCTGTGTTTATGGTTAAGTAGGTAATATCCAATAATCATTATTGGAAAGAAAACAAGGAATTCAAACGAATTGAACAGCATTTATACTTATTATTTGGTGAGGGGGTTTGGGGCAAACATAAATGAAATTTGTATAAATCGTTTAAAAATAAGCTGAAATGAAGATAAAATGGATTAATGTATTTTGAAGGATTTTTCTTTATTTTAGTTAGTCTGGTTAATTTGCATATTGTCGAATATTAACCCAAAAAGATTAATATGTTAATAAACGGTAAAATTGTGAGTTTTTTCTTTAAAACTAGTGCTGTAATTAATTGAATGTTAGTAAGTTGTTATACTTAAAGTTATTAAAACTTATTAACAATTTTTAGATTATATAACATAACATTCTACTTTTGGCGTTTGAATTTAATAGTGGAGTAATCCAATATCGTTTTTTGGACGTATATATGGATTAATTAATAGCAACTAAGCGCACTTAATCGTTAAAATCTGTATTTAATCGACTACAAAAAAAATAAAAATTGCATTTGGTCGAAAAAACAAATCACTTAAACGATGGTTCGCAAAAATTATTTAGTATTGAACAAATTATTAACTCCCCAAATTATGATAACCATGAAAAGGATTTTAAAAACTATGCTGCTCGTTTTAATAATATTGATGTCAACTGTATCATGTAATAAAGACGAATTATTTGTAGAAGAAAAAGAAATAGTTAAAGAAGAAACTCCCGGCGGAAACAATGAAGAACCCGAGGAAGAGGAAGAACCAGGGAAACCTGATGCGACGTTACCATGTGACTTTACTTTAGATAATGTTGAGCCCAACTCAACTATAGTTATAAACTGTATTTTAGACTTAGAAGGAAAAACGGTTGACCTTCCAGCTAATGTTACCATAGATTATGAAGGTGGTGATATTATTAATGGTACCATTAACTTTTCTGAGGGTAATACTATAGATGGAAACTTGTTGAATTCCACTTTAATAATTGGAGGAACCAAGCCACAGGTTAAAGACCCGACTTTTAATTTTGACCCAAAAAGATGGGGAATTGTTGAAGGAAAGGTTTCTGATGATGTTGCCTGGGAAAACAGAAATATTTTGAGTGAAATATTTATTAAGGTTAAAGAGCTTGGGGTTAATACCTTTAGGATAGATGAAATGGATGCCTACTTTAAAGTGAGTAAGGATGATAATTTCCCTCCAAAAAGCAGAATGGCAGATATTTTCATT includes:
- a CDS encoding MBOAT family O-acyltransferase — its product is MIIGYYLLNHKHRWLWLLLGSYYFYMVHQPELAILLFISTTVDYFCALKMAHARQSMKKLYLCISILVNIGILFSFKYLSFFTSSIQDVLAFFGIAISETQNTGAYSFNQILIPVGISFYTFQTLGYSIDVYRGHIKPEKHFGYFALYVSFFPQLVAGPIERASRLIPQLKTLATVNLDNIKKGLVLIAWGFFLKVVVADRLGVYVDAAFEDPEFNHGLPLFIGSFFFAYQIYYDFSAYTAIAIGAAKVMGIDLVQNFNRPYFSTSISDFWKRWHISLMDWLKDYIFIPLGGSRGSKLKIIRNVLILFFVVGLWHGANWTFVIWGIINAILLIIEFSTNGIRKRIFKALKLPQIAINILGWCAIVVLLSIPLIFFRSPSVADAILYFKNMFNITGLHVNILNNYFELFLCFALMIAVQTIHYFKGNDKIYELVISKSTPIRWSIYMCYVLTIVLFAINRQNTFIYFQF